In one Dermochelys coriacea isolate rDerCor1 chromosome 20, rDerCor1.pri.v4, whole genome shotgun sequence genomic region, the following are encoded:
- the LOC119846002 gene encoding protein S100-B-like: MEPSCRAQAAPRVSMQRSCRLLDMASSLHQGPALTDLERALLSTMAVFHTYSGCRGSLRKVDLKTLINRELPQFVQEIHDPETLEWLFRDLDTNGNSRSTSRNTPRWSPC; encoded by the exons ATGGAGCCGAGCTGCAGAGCACAGGCAGCCCCGAGAGTCTCTATGCAGCGCTCCTGCCGCCTGTTGGACATGGCTTCCAGCCTCCACCAAGG GCCGGCCCTGACAGACCTGGAGCGGGCACTGCTCTCCACCATGGCAGTTTTCCACACCTACTCTGGCTGCCGGGGCTCGCTGAGGAAAGTGGATCTTAAAACGCTGATCAACCGGGAGCTACCACAGTTCGTGCAG GAGATCCACGACCCCGAGACCTTGGAGTGGCTCTTCAGGGACCTGGACACCAATGGCAACTCCAGATCGACTTCCAGGAATACGCCACGCTGGTCGCCATGCTGA
- the MCRS1 gene encoding microspherule protein 1: MASGTASRSEDEESLAGQKRSSSQVSGTIPKRRSSSRFIKRKKFDDELVESSLAKSSSRAKGPSGVEPGRCSGSEPSSSEKKKVSKSISAPITPSPVPNPSLPKRMKKSKQPLQVTKDLGRWKPADDLLLINAVLQTNDLTSVHLGVKFSCRFTLREIQERWYALLYDPVISKLACQAMRQLHPEAITAIQSKVLFSKAEEQLLSKVGSTSQPTLDTFQDLLHKHPEAFYPSRTAKALQVHWQLMKQYYLLDDQTVQPLPKGDQVLNFSDAEDMIDDSKLKDMRDEVLEHELTVADRRQKREIRQLEQELHKWQVLVDSITGMSSPDFDNQTLAVLRGRMVRYLMRSREITLGRATKDNQIDVDLALEGPAWKISRKQGVIKLKNNGDFFIANEGRRPIYVDGRPVLGGSKWKLNNNSVVEIASLRFVFLVNQDLIALIKAEAAKIPQQ; the protein is encoded by the exons ATGGCGTCAGGCACGGCGAGCCGCTCTGAAGACGAGGAGTCGCTGGCGGGACAGAAAAGGAGCTCGTCACAGGTCTCGGGCACCATCCCCAAACGGCGGAGCTCCTCCAG GTTCATCAAGAGGAAGAAGTTTGATGATGAGCTGGTAGAGAGCAGCCTCGCCAAGTCGTCCAGCCGGGCCAAGGGGCCCAGTGGGGTGGAGCCAGGCCGCTGCTCGGGCAGCGAGCCCTCCTCCAGCGAGAagaagaag GTCTCCAAATCCATCTCTGCACCCATCACCCCGAGCCCGGTCCCGAACCCCAGCCTCCCCAAGCGGATGAAGAAAAGCAAACAGCCCCTGCAGGTGACGAAGGACTTGGGCCGCTGGAAGCCTGCAGATGACCTGCTGCTCATCAATGCTGTGCTACAG ACCAATGACCTGACCTCGGTCCACCTGGGCGTGAAGTTCAGCTGCCGCTTTACCCTGCGGGAGATCCAGGAGAGGTGGTACGCGCTGCTCTACGACCCGGTCATCTCCAA GCTGGCCTGTCAGGCCATGCGGCAGCTGCACCCTGAAGCCATCACCGCCATCCAGAGCAAGGTGCTGTTCAGCAAAGCCGAGGAGCAGCTGCTGAGCAAGGTGGGATCG ACCAGCCAGCCCACGCTGGACACCTTCCAGGACCTGCTGCACAAGCACCCCGAGGCGTTCTACCCTTCGCGCACGGCCAAGGCCCTGCAGGTCCACTGGCAGCTGATGAAGCAATACTACCTCCTGGACGACCAGACAG TGCAGCCGCTACCCAAGGGGGACCAGGTGCTGAACTTCTCGGATGCGGAGGACATGATTGACGACAGCAAGCTGAA GGACATGCGGGATGAAGTGCTGGAGCACG AACTGACCGTGGCCGACAGGCGCCAGAAGCGGGAGATCCggcagctggagcaggagctcCACAAGTGGCAGGTGCTGGTGGACAGCATCACGG GAATGAGCTCCCCGGACTTTGACAACCAGACGCTGGCTGTGCTCCGGGGGAGGATGGTGCGTTACCTCATGCGCTCCCGAGAG atcACGCTGGGCAGAGCCACGAAGGACAATCAGATTGACGTGGACTTGGCGCTGGAGGGCCCTGCCTGGAAAATCTCCCGCAAGCAAG GTGTCATCAAGCTGAAGAACAACGGGGATTTCTTCATCGCCAACGAGGGCCGGCGGCCCATCTACGTGGACGGGCGCCCCGTGCTGGGGGGCAGCAAGTGGAAGCTCAACAACAACTCAGTGGTGGAG ATTGCCAGCCTGCGCTTCGTCTTCCTCGTCAACCAGGACCTGATCGCCCTCATCAAAGCCGAAGCTGCCAAGATCCCCCAGCAGTGA